The Leclercia adecarboxylata region GTTCTTGGTGTCCAGCACGCGCAGCGGGTTGCTGTACATACGACGCTTGCAGTCTTCGTCCAGCTTCTCTTTATGCTGTTCGAGGAACGCGACCAGCGCATCGCGGTAGTTCGCGCGCGCTTCAAGAGAACCGATAGAGTTCAGTTCCAGGGTAACATGATCGGCAATGCCCAGCGCACGCCACCAGCGGGCGGTCAGCATGATCAGCTCAGCGTCGATATCCGGGCCCTGCAGGCCAAAGGCTTCGACACCCAGCTGGTTAAACTGACGGTAGCGGCCTTTCTGCGGACGTTCGTGGCGGAACATCGGGCCGATATACCACAGGCGTTGCTCCTGATTGTACAGGAGACCATGCTCGATGCCGGCGCGTACACATCCCGCCGTACCTTCCGGACGTAAAGTCAGGCTGTCGCCATTACGATCCTCAAAGGTGTACATCTCTTTTTCAACCACGTCGGTGACTTCGCCGATAGCGCGTTTGAATAACGGGGTCTGCTCTACAATCGGCAAACGGATTTCGCTGTAACCGTAGCTGCCGAGCACCTGCTTGAGGGTGCCTTCAATGCGCTGCCAGATGGCGGTCTCGCCAGGCAGATAATCGTTCATGCCGCGAATGGCTTGAATATTCTTTGCCACGTTTGTTCTCTTTCTATAGACAAAAATGAACCCTGGGGTTCATAACCGAAGGGTTCAATCATACACAGGAAGCAGACCGCTTCCCATCACGTTATTTTTCGACCTGTTGCACGCTGATGCGCTGCGCTGCATCCAGCATGGTGGCTTTGGCACGGATACGGGCTTCAAGCTGATCGATCATGTCGTTATTATCCAGACGATCTTTGCGGACGCCATCTTCATAGAGACCACTTTTCTTGTTGCCACCCGTTACGCCAAGCGTTGACACCAGCGCTTCACCCGGCCCGTTCACCACACATCCGATAATCGAGACGTCCATTGGAGTGATGATATCTTCCAGACGCTGCTCAAGCGCATTTACCGTACCAATGACATCGAACTCCTGACGCGAACAGGTCGGGCAGGCGATAAAGTTGATGCCACGGGAACGAATACGCAGAGATTTCAGAATGTCAAAACCGACCTTAATCTCTTCCACCGGATCGGCAGCCAGGGAGACGCGCAGGGTATCGCCGATGCCTTCGTTCAGCAGCAGACCGAGGCCAATGGCTGATTTCACTGCCCCACTGCGTGCGCCACCGGCTTCGGTGATCCCGAGGTGCAGCGGCTGGTCGATCTGCTTCGCCAGCAGACGATAGGATTCGACGGCAAGGAAAACATCAGAGGCTTTCACGCTGACTTTGAACCGATCGAAGTTCAGACGATCGAGATGATCCACATGGCGCATCGCGGATTCGAGCAGCGCCTGCGGCGTCGGCTCGCCGTATTTTTCCTGCAGATCTTTTTCCAGAGAACCGGCGTTCACGCCGATGCGGATAGGGATGTTCTTGTCGCGGGCGCAATCCACCACCGCGCGGATACGCTCTTCACTGCCGATGTTGCCGGGGTTGATACGCAGGCAATCGACGCCGTATTCCGCCACCTTCAGCGCGATACGGTAATCGAAGTGAATATCGGCCACCAGCGGAACAGAGACCTGCTGCTTGATGAGCCTGAAGGCTTCTGCCGCATCCATCGTTGGCACGGAAACGCGAACAATGTCCGCGCCTACGCGTTCTAATGCTTTGATCTGATTGACCGTCGCTTCCACATCCGTGGTACGGGTGTTGGTCATCGACTGAACGGCGATGGGAGCACCATCGCCAATTGGCACATTCCCGACGTAAATACGTTTCGATTTTCTACGTGGAATAGGAGCCTGGTTATGCATGAAAAATCTCCCGCGTTGCCTGTCCGTTACTTACTGTGCTGCTGATTGTTCGGCATTTACGGTCAGACGCGCAACCTGGTTAGTTCTGATAAAACGGCTCAGATCGACAGGTTTACCCTGGAACTGGATCTGGACCGCAGCCGGTGCACCAATCTTGAGTTTATACGGCGCCTGGCCAGTCAGATTTAAATTACCGTCTTTACGCTGCAGGCCGCTGAACAGCTTTTTGCCCGTGGCATCGGTCACTTCCAGCCAGCAATCGGCGGTGAAGTTCATCACCAGCGCATTCGGGTCGGCAGGAGCCGCTGCAACGCCTGCCGGATCGGAAGGCAATGTCTGGGTGGCGTCTGCCGTCGCTGCAGGTGCGGTTGCAGGTGCAGCGTCAACGTTGGCCTGAGATGGCGAAACCACTGCGTTGTCTGCAGATGCCTGCGCCGATTGATCGGCGGCTGGCGCAGTAGTCTGCGCCGTTGCCGTATCCTGAGTGCCGGCTGCTGGCGCCTGCGTTTCGCTGGCGGTCGCAGACGCATCGGTATTCAGTGGGATGCTCTGAGCGCCATCGCCTGCTGAATTGTTCAGCTCGGCTGAGGTCTGATCGGCCATGGTGGTGATCTCTTCCTGCTGCGCCTTGTGGTTCTGCCACCACCATGCGCCCGTCAGGCCGATCACCACAAACAGCACCAGCCAGGTAAAGCTCATCAGCCAGCCATCACGTTTTTTACGGCGTTTGCCCAGTGAAAAACTCTGCATCGGCGCGACTTTCGCCGCTCTGACCGGTGCCTGTTTTTCCATCATTGGCAGCAGTTCATCTTCAGGGATATGCACCAGTTTCGCATATGAGCGGATATAACCACGCAGAAACGTTGAAGCAAGATCGGCAGGTGCCTTATCTTCTTCAATATCGCGGACCGTGGAAACTTTCAGACATAAGCGTTCCGCAACAACTTGCTGGCTTAGTCCGAGTTGTTCACGGGCGTTGCGAAGACGAACGCCAGTGGATAGTGCTGCATTTTGGTCGTGAGTGGCTTCAGTATTCATTCGCTACAACTACTGGTACGTGAAAAATGAGGATCCTGGCGCCGGTGAGTCACAATGCCACCCGCACCGCGAAACTTCTGGTCAGTTAACCTTAGTAAGACAGCACAAACCTGCCAGGTTTCATTGACAGAAGCGGCTTGTCAGTGAGGCTAAACTGTTGTTGCATCGTTACATACTGCCTCAAAGTCATATAAAACGCACCGTAATTATTACCCATATACCGGCGCAATGACTGTTTATTCGCATCCGTAGCCGCCACGGCGCAATTAACGCGCCGTGACTGCATAATAATTACACGGACTTGATGGCGATGGCGTCGCCCTGCATACGTTTACGCAGCGTACGCTTGGTACGGTCGATAACGTCGCCGGCCAGCTGACCGCAGGCGGCATCGATATCATCACCGCGGGTTTTACGCACGATAGTGGTAAAGCCATACTCCATCAGCACCTTGGAGAAACGGTCGATACGGCTGTTTGAGCTGCGGCCATACGGCGCACCCGGGAACGGGTTCCATGGGATCAGGTTGATCTTGCATGGCGTGTCTTTCAGCAGTGCAGCCAGCTCGTGAGCGTGCTCGGTACCGTCGTTGACGTGATCCAACATGACGTACTCAATGGTGACGCGTCCCTGGTTGGCGTTGGACTTCGAAATGTAGCCACGAACCGAGTTCAGGAAGGTCTCGATATTGTACTTCTTGTTGATTGGGACGATCTCATCGCGGATGGTGTCGTTTGGCGCGTGCAGCGAAATCGCCAGCGCAACGTCAATCATGTCGCCGAGCTTGTCCAGCGCAGGCACAACACCAGACGTGGAGAGCGTCACGCGACGTTTGGACAAGCCAAAACCGAAGTCGTCGAGCATGATTTCCATGGCCGGAACCACGTTAGTCAGGTTCAGCAGCGGCTCGCCCATCCCCATCATTACCACGTTGGTGATCGGGCGGGTACCGGTCACTTTTGCCGCACCGACGATTTTCGCCGCGCGCCAGACCTGGCCGATGATTTCCGAAACGCGCAGGTTACGGTTAAAGCCCTGCTGTGCCGTAGAGCAGAACTTGCACTCCAGCGCACAACCGACCTGGGAGGAGACGCACAGGGTCGCGCGATCGTCTTCCGGGATATAAACCGTTTCAACGCGCTGATCGCCAACCGCAATCGCCCACTTGATGGTGCCATCAGCTGAGCGCTGCTCTTCCACCACTTCCGGCGCACGGATTTCGGCCACTTCTTTCAGCTTGTTGCGCAGCACTTTATTGATGTCAGTCATGTCATCAAAGTTGTCGCTGCAATAGTGATACATCCATTTCATCACCTGGTCGGCACGAAACGGCTTCTCGCCCATCTCTTTGAAGAACTCGCGCATTTGCTGACGGTTCAGGTCCAGCAGGTTGATTTTTCCATTTTTATTGGGAACCGCAGGAATGACGACTTCGGAGGTGTTAACTAATTCAGACATAATATTTTCCGGCCTCGTTGTTACACGTTATGGCCCGTGGAGGGTTGAAAAGAAACGCCCCGGAAAGCGGTCTGCTCGTCCGGGGCGTTGTATTGTACAAAGTCTGGTGCAGGGATGCCACGTTTGCACGCGGCATTTACGAAAATAATGTGTAAACGAAACCGTTAGATTAACGGGTACGTGGACACACTTCGCCTTCTGCGAAGAAGTAAGCGATTTCACGTTTAGCAGACTCTACGGAGTCGGAACCGTGGGTGCCGTTCTCGGTGAAGCTGTCAGCGTAATCTGCGCGCAGGGTACCTGCCAGCGCGTTGTCCGGGTTGGTTGCACCCAGCAGGTCGCGGTGACGCTGAACGGCGTTTTCGCCTTCCAGTACGGAAACCACGATTGGGCCAGAGGTCATGAACTCAACCAGGCCGTCGAAGAATGGGCGACCTTCGTGCTCAGCATAGAAACCGCGAGCCTGCTCAACGGTCAGATGCAGCATTTTAGTACCAACAATTTTGAACCCTGCCGCTTCAAAGCGAGCAAAGATGCTGCCAATAACGTTTTTTGCCACCGCGTTTGGCTTGATGATGGAAAAAGTACGTTCAATAGCCATGATTACCTCTGTGATTTGTTCTGTTGTTTTGCATTCATGCGAAATATATGGCGCGGATTATAATGAGCATTGGCGCCATTGCCTATGGATGCATGTAACATTTTTTTAAAATAAGACGAGTTTTAACAACAGATCGTTGCCGAAACGCGTTTTATTCATTGCAGGATGAAATCCACGGTCGCCACCTGCCCCGCCTCATCCATCACCAGCAGCTGATAATCCCCTGCCTTTTCAAGACGCAGCGTGTACATCCGCCCCTGAACATTTAGCGGCTCGCCGTTGAGAAACCACCAGCGCGGTCCGTCACTGCCGCTGACCTGCACGGGCAGCGAGACCTGCGGCTCACCCGGCAGACGCTTAATCACCGCCCCCTGACGGATGCCCGATAGCAGCAGCGGCGCCGGAAAGGTTTGGTTCAGCGGTGGGCAGGCAGTTGATGCAGGCGGAATACGCGCAGCCCGCCGCTCCGCCTGGGGCAGCCACGGCTCCAGCGGCAGCGGCCAGACGTCCACGCTCTTTTCCTGCGCCTGCGGGCAGTCTGCCGCTACGCGTTTGCCGCTGTTATCGAGCCAGACCGGGAAACGAATGCCGCGAATCCCCTCCTGCTCCGGCAGTAACAGCGTTGGCGGCTGGCTTCCTTCAAGCAGCCACGTCGAAAGACGACGGCGACAGTTGCTGTCCCCGTCAGGCAGCGACTGCCCACCCGGCCAGCAGATCACCCCGCGGGACACCGAGGCCGGACGGGGATCGCGCGGCAGACGTGCCTCATCCAGCGCCGAGCGCGACTGCAGCAGATTATTAACCTGATTTAACACCGGTACGGCGCTGGCAAAACCAAACTGTCCGGCCACCGGGGTGCCGTCCGGCCTGCCGGTCCAGATGCCGATAACGTATCGCGCGTTCAGCCCTATCGCCCACGCATCACGATAGCCATAGCTGGTGCCGGTTTTTACCGCCAGCGGTACCACCTGCGCAAGGGCGCTGTCCGGCAGCGGCTGCGCCTCGTTCGCCAGAATGCGCCGGATGATCCACGCCGCGCCGGGCGACATTAAGGGCCGTTCGAGCAGCGGATCGCCAGGCTGTAAACGCAGTTTTCCTGCGCGGCCCTGCCGGGCAAAGGCGCTGTACGCTGCGGCGATATCCTCGAGACGCGCCCCGGCGCCCCCCAGGATCAGTGAAAGGTTAGGCTGCGCGCCAGCAGGGAGAAGAAGCGGTAATCCGGCGTTACGCAGCATTCCGGCAAATTTCTTCGGCCCGTAGGCCTCCAGCACCTGGACGGCGGGCAGGTTCAGGGATCGCACCAGCGCTTCGCTCATGCTGATTGGGCCGTGAAAGCCGCTGTCAAAGTTACCCGGACGATAGTCGCCGGTGCGTCGCGGCACGTCCTGCAGCAGCGAGGCCGGGTGGATCAGCCCGTCATCCATCGCCAGGCCATACACAAAGGGCTTCAGCACCGATCCCGGCGATCGGATCGCGCCGATCATATCCACATGGCTGAAACGGCTGTCGTCGTTGATGTCCACCGATCCTACCCAACCGCGCACCTTCATATTGGTATGATCCACGACGATCATCGCCAGCGAACTGCGGGGGGCCAGGCGTGACTTCCAGTTCAGCGCCAGCTCTTCCAGCTGGCGCTGTAGCGTGGCATCCAGGGTTGTCACCACTTTGCTGTCGCGGCTTTTGCCCAGCATCATGCGCGAGAACAGCGGCGCGAGCTGTGGCATCTGCCGGGGCGCCAGCCAGACGGGTTCTTCCTGCGACTCCTTCACCTGGCGAGCAGACCACACGCCCTGCGATGCCATGCGGTTGAGGACTTTGTTGCGCGCCGCCTCGGCACGCTGCGGCCAGCGGTCCGGGCGTAAACGGCTCGGCGCCTGGGGCAATACGGCAAGGAGTGCAGCTTCGGAGTAACTCAACTGCGCAGGGGATTTTCCCAGATAGACCCAGCTTGCGGCGCCCACGCCCTGGAGAGTGCCACCAAACGGGGCGCGATTGAGATAGAGCGTCAGTATTTCACGCTTTGAGAGGTGCCATTCCAGCTGGAACGCCCGCCAGAGTTGACGGACTTTCCCCCCCAACGTACGGGAATGGGGATCCAGCAGCCGCGCCACCTGCATGGTCAGCGTACTGCCACCGGAGATCACCTTCCCGGCAATGAGATCCTGCCAGGCCGCGCGCAGTACCGAAAAGGGATTTACGCCCGGATGATCCCAGAACCAGCGATCTTCATACTGGATCAACGCCTCAAGATAGCGGGGCGAAACCTCTTCGATGGTGACCGGATAACGCCAGATCCCCTCGCGATCGGCAAATCGCCACAGCGGGATGCCTTTCTCGTCCACCACCACGCGAGCCGGGTTGACCTCGTGTAACGGCAGCGGCCACAGGCGATCGGCGGCGATGACGCCGCCCCATAGCAGAAGAAGCACTCCCACCAGCCACAGCCAGCGGGAGCGTAACAGCGCGCGAACCTGCACTTTACGGAACGACAATCAGCGGGCCGCTGGCCGCACCCGTTGCCCGCCACTGCGGTACGTACATCGATTCCACCATCGGCACAGGGACCGCATAGGTTCCCGGGGTAACGGCGCGGGCCAGATAGACCAGCGTTACCGGCTGGCCTTCATTTACCGGCACGGCGGCAACAAAGCGGTCATCGCGGAACTCCATATGCTGGATATCGGCCTGCTGCATCTGGCTGAGCAGGTTTTGTACCTCGCTGCCGCTCTCCTGCAGGCTGGCGCTGCTGCTGGCGAGGTTCTGGTTTTCCAGTTCCAGCCCGGCGGGCAGGAGATCCACCACCAGCGCATCCGGCACGTTCTGGGTGGCGGTCACGTTCAGCCAGACCAGCACCAGCTCGCCGCTTTTCAGAGAAGAGAGCGACTTGCTGCTGCCGTCGGTGGCCAGGATCTGCCGTTCAATTTTCAGCACGTTCGAGGCGGGCTGCGGGGCGTATTGTGGATAGCCGCTGCTGTCCAGACGCACCCACAGCGGTGCGGTACCGGTGTTAGTCACCTGCAGTGACGCCAGCCGATCGGCGTCGAGATTTTGCACCTGCGGTTTATCACCCCGCATATCGCCCTCTTTAAGCGATGTCGTGGCCTGCCACGCTCCGGTCAGATTCTGCACGGAACGCCCCGCCAGGAACAGCGCGTTACTCTCCTGAGTCGAGAGCCAGCGCTGACTGAACGCCTGCTGAGACAGCGCGTTCAGCAGCGTGTTCTGGGCATCCGGCAGCAGTTTGTACTCTTCGAGCAGGCTGAGCATCATCGCGTTATCACGAAGCGGGCTGCCGTAATCGGCCAGCCAGTTTTGCGTCTCGCTACGCGGCGTTTTAATGGCCAGATCCAGCGCCTGCTGGCTGCGTGGTGCATCCCCCATCAGCTTCAGCGCCATTCCAAGCTGCATCAGCGGCAGGCCCGATTTGGCCTGGGCATGACGCTCCCAGATTTCGCGCAGCGCCCCCAGCGGGGCTTTCTGCTGGCGTGCCAGCACCAGCGCCGCATAAGCCTGAACGGCGAACTTGCTGCCCTGAGTATCTTCGCTGTAACGAATCGCCATCATGCCCGGATCCTGGAGGTAGCGCAGCAGGCGGTTGTTGGCGTTGGTGATGGCATCAGCCGGCACGCTGTAACCCTGCTCTCCCGCACGCACCAGAAAATCGGTGACGTAGGCAGTGAGCCAGTACTCTTCCGGCCCGTTTTTATCCCACAGCGCAAAACCGCCATCATCACGCTGCATCTGCAGCAGACGGGAAATGCCGATCTCAATTGCCGCCCGACGCTTATCATCACTGTCGCCCTTAATGCCCAGCGCATTCAACTGGGCGGCACTGGTATAGAGCGACGGGAACAGGCCGCTGGTGGTCTGCTCCAGGCAGCCATACGGATAGGCCTGCAGCTCCCGGATATAGCGGGCAAGGTTAAGCGGCGGCTTGCCGCTGAGTAAAAGCTGTCCCTGCAGGGTTAACGGTGAGAAATCAGCAAAGTGCTGAGCCGGTACCTGCCAGCTTTCGCCCGGATTGAGCATTGTGCCGGTATTGACCGTTTGCGCCGGGAACGCCGGACGCACGCCGATTTTCCAGCTCTTCTGCTGCGGGGCAATGTTTTCGCCGGGCAGCGTCAGGCCGCTCACCTGGGCGATGATTTCGCCCTCGCCGTAACCGTCCAGCGCCCGCACCGGGATATACAGCGTTACGCGTTCACCCGCGTCCAGCTGGACCGGCTGCGGCTGGGCCCCTTCCAGCGCCAGGTTGCCGCCCGCTGTCAGGGCTAAGTTCAGGGTTTGCTGACGATCGGTAAGGTTAGTCAGATCCAGCGTCAGCCTTGCGTTATCGCCGCTGGCCAGGAAGCGCGGCGTGTTCAGCTCGGTGATAACCGGCGCTGCGACAATAATTTTGCTTTCGCTGCTGCCAAAATCGTCATCCGTCCAGGCCTGCGCCATCAGACGCAGCTCGCCGTTGAAGTCGCCAATAGGTAACGAGACGGTGCCCTCCCCGTTGGCATCCAGCTCTACCGGCTGCGCCTGCTGAGCAATAATCGTGACATGGTTAACAGGTGGTTTGCCACCACGCTTGAGCTCATCGCCATCGCCGCCAAAGCGCAGCGAGGCCAGACGGCCCTGGCCCTCAATCACCTGGCCATAAATATCGTAGATGTCCGCGCCATAGCGCTTCTGACCGAAGAACGCCTGCCACGGATCGGGGGTGACGTAATCCGTAATATTGAGTACGCCGCTGTCCACCGCCGACACCAGCACGTTGACTTTCTGCGGGGCCGCCCCCTCCTTAACGCTGGCTTTAACCTTGACCGCCAGCGTCTGGTTCGGGCGCATTTTAGGCGGATTTTCCAGGACAATGCTCAGGCGACGGCTCTCGTCACCCATGGGCAGGTGCAGCAGCCCTACCGCACGTTTTGGCGTGGCCGATTTGGATTTATCGCCAGGGCGAACCACCAGCGTGGAGAGGTAGAGATCGTGGCGTTTCCAGGCGTTATCCACCGGGATCGTCATATCCAGCCCCTCGGCAGGAACGTCGATCTCTTTCCACCACAGCGGCCCTTCGCTGGATTCGATCATCGCGTAGCCTTTACCTGCCGCCGGAGCGGCAATGTGCAGCCTGATGGTATCCCCCGGCTGGTAGGCCGGTTTATCCAGCTTCATGGTAACGCGGTCCGGACGCGCGGCCCCGGAGCCGTCGCTGTTGTCCTGCCAGCTGTAGCCTGCCCAGAAGCGAACGCTGCTGACTGCATCATCAGGGGCTTTAACCTCCAGACGATAGGAGCCCCACTCTACCGGGAAGCTTACTTTCCCGGTTTCGTCCGCGGCCAGATCCAGCGCCTGCTCACCTTCAATCAGATCTTTTTGATTAAACTGCGACTGCCAGCCCTCGCTTTCCGACCAGTTCCAGGAGTAGTCCCGGCGCTCGCGGATCAGGCGAACCTGCAAACCGGAGACGGCCTTTTTCGCCCCGCTGGCATCAGCATAGACGATATCGAACCCGGCCTGGCTGTTCTCCTCGACAATCGGCTGGTTGACGGTGGTATCGGTGCGGTAGTCATAGACCGCTTTGCTGGCGAACTGCGGACGGATGCCCGGCAGGGTAGCCGCCGGCCAGACCGCCTGCTCCGCCCGGCGGGTCACCGGACGTCCGCCGGATTCCAGCAGGCTGGCCTGCAAAATAACCTGCAGCGGGGAGTGGGTCTCTTTCCACTGGCTTTCGCTGGTCACCTGCCCGCGCCCCTGTTCGTTCAGGGTCAGCTGCACTTCGTCCAGGCTACGGCTCAGGTTCTCTTCGGCGATATCGCCGAACTGGAAGCCCGGCAGTGCGGCCACGGCCTCACGCAGCGGACGTAAGTACATCTGCCCCTGCAGGCTGTTGCCGTTAGCAGGGGCGCCATACAGGTAATAACCCGTCACGTCGAAGGCGATATCATCCTGCGGTGCCACCGGGGCTTTTTGCCCGGCGATATTCAGCGCCATGCGCTCCGGCATAAAGTCTTCGACGTGGAAATCCCACATCCGCTGCTGGTTATCCCCGGTACTGGCGCGCACGTGCCACATCCCGGTTTGCGCCCCGCTATCGAGCTGATAGTTAAAGCGATAGAGGCCGTTTTCCGGCTGGCTGACCACCGTGCGGGCCACCTGTCCGTCCGGGCGCAGTACCTCCAGCTTGACGGGCTGGTCGGGGAGCGGCTTGCCGTCGCTGTCACGCAGCAGGCCGTTGAGGATCAGCGTTTCACCTGGTCGGTAGAGATCCCGCGGGCCAAACATAAAGAACTGTTTGCTGAAGCCCGGCGCGCCGGAGATGGCAAACTCCGCCAGATCCAGCGCCGGAAGCGTTAGATCCAGCATCGTGGTCTGCCCGTCTTTACGGGCGAGAAGCAGCGCGGCCTCTTTGTCGGTCTGCAGCGTCGCGTGGCCGTCGGCGTCGCTGGTCGCCTGGGCCAGCGTCTGCCCTTTATCGTTAAGCAGCTGCACCTCAATGGCCGACTGCGCCGCCCCGTTCTCCAGGCTCTGGGTAAAGATATCCAGCCGGTTATGGTAGCGGTGCGCGGAGAGGCCAATGTCGCTGAGGGTAAAGAGCGTGGCGGCGTTGCTGTAGTTATAGTGTCCAGCCTGATTCATTACCGCGATATAGACCCCCGCCTGCTGTAACGGCTTGATGTCCGCCAGCGGCAGCAGCAGTTTTTCGCGCGTGTTGCGCGCCGGGTTAAGGTCGAAGCGGCCGGTGTAGACCAGCTCGGCCATCTTCAGCAGATTGTCGGATTCCCAGTTGGTGAGCGAGCTGCGGTACTCCCACTGGCTGACAAAGGCGGCCAGAGATTCCGGTTTGATCCGGTAGAAATTCACATCGACGTTATTCACGTTCAGCGCCATTACCGGCAGCCCTTCTACCACCTTACCCGGCAGCAGCGAGCCGCGGCTGGCAAAGCCTACGCTGGGTTCAATATCGCGGGTAGTAAGGGTCTTTTCGATATCGCCGCTCAGGGTCGCTTTATTCAGCCCCAGCAGAGCGCTTTCGACGGTGACCACCAGGTTGCGATTCGGCTCCAGGTGACGCAGGCGCAACTCCTTCAGATTCGGTGCCAGCTCCCAGGCCCCATCGACCTTGCCACTTTTTTTGTCGACCACGTGAACCGTGCGGGCGAAATCCTGGGCGGGATCGAGGGGGACGGAGAAGGTCAGCACCAGGGCGGCTGCACCGTCCAGCTGAACTTCAGACGCATCCAGCAGGGACAAGGCTTTACCCTGGCTTTGTGCTGCCAGTTTTTCCAGCGTGGCGCCGTCAGGCTTCACCGGTACAGCCGGTTGCGTGGTGGAGGCGGCTGCGGCGGCGGGTGCCTGTGGTTTGGGCATATCGTCACTGTTATCACAGCCGACAAGCGCAAGTGAGGTGAGCAGCGCTAATGAAAGTGCGGCGAAGCGAAACGGTTTCATCCTTTATCCCTGGCCTCGCGGGCCTGTTGGTCGTCGTCGGGTTAATTATTATCCGCAAGTTTCATTAATACAAAAGCGTTCAGTTCAATTATGGATAGCGCCTCGCAACTTCATGACTGGCGAAAAAATCCAGCTGTTACGGCGATCACAGCGCCTAACGTTACATGTAACCTTTTACGTCATTTGTTTTTAAAACAATAAGATAGCTGGATAAACAAGCGTTTACCCTGCTAGTTTTATTATCAGACGCACCCTGAGTGCGCGGTTCAATAAGAGAGAACGTTATGAAACGAGCCGTGAACGCCCTACAAAATTTCGGAAAATCATTATACGGACCGGTACTCATCCTGCCGATTGTCGGCCTGTTTATCGCCTTTGGAAATGTGCTGGGTAACGGTGCCCTTGCCGGGTATCTGCCGTTCCTCGGCCATCCGCTGGTCCAGAGCATCGGCCAGCTGATCGCCAAATCCGCCGTCTCGGTGCTGGTTAACCTGGCCCTAGTGTTCGCCGTGGGGATCCCCATTGGGCTGGCGACCCGTGACAAAGGTTACGCGGCGTTGATCGGCCTTGTCACCTTTGTGGTGTTTATCAACGCCATGAACGTCACGCTGCAGCTGCAGGGAGCGCTGGCCCCCGCGGACCAGATGAAAGCCGCCGGGCAGAGCATGGTGCTGGGCGTGCAGGTGCTGGAGATGGGCGTGTTTGCCGGGATCCTGACCGGTGCGCTGTCGGGCTATCTCTATAACAAATACTCCGGCGTGCAGTTTAACGGCGCCATGGCGATCTACTCCGGCCACTGCTTCGTCGCCATCATTATGCTGCCGGTCTCGATGCTGCTGGGCGTGGTGATGAGCGAGCTGTGGCCGTTCGCCCAGGATGGTATCAGCGCTGCGGCGTTAGCGATTAAAGGAGCCGGGCCGTTTGGCGTAGCGGTTTACGGCTTCCTGGAGCGCATCCTGGTGCCAACCGGTCTGCATCATCTGGTCT contains the following coding sequences:
- the hisS gene encoding histidine--tRNA ligase, producing MAKNIQAIRGMNDYLPGETAIWQRIEGTLKQVLGSYGYSEIRLPIVEQTPLFKRAIGEVTDVVEKEMYTFEDRNGDSLTLRPEGTAGCVRAGIEHGLLYNQEQRLWYIGPMFRHERPQKGRYRQFNQLGVEAFGLQGPDIDAELIMLTARWWRALGIADHVTLELNSIGSLEARANYRDALVAFLEQHKEKLDEDCKRRMYSNPLRVLDTKNPDVQVLLNDAPALGDYLDDDSREHFAGLCKLLEAAGITYRVNQRLVRGLDYYNRTVFEWVTTSLGSQGTVCAGGRYDGLVEQLGGRPAPAVGFAMGLERLVLLVQAVNPEFKADPVVDIYLVASGAETQSAAMQLAERVRDALPDAKLMTNHGGGNFKKQFARADKWGARIALVLGESEVANGEVVVKDLRSGEQTTVTQDGVAAHLRTLLG
- the ispG gene encoding flavodoxin-dependent (E)-4-hydroxy-3-methylbut-2-enyl-diphosphate synthase, which gives rise to MHNQAPIPRRKSKRIYVGNVPIGDGAPIAVQSMTNTRTTDVEATVNQIKALERVGADIVRVSVPTMDAAEAFRLIKQQVSVPLVADIHFDYRIALKVAEYGVDCLRINPGNIGSEERIRAVVDCARDKNIPIRIGVNAGSLEKDLQEKYGEPTPQALLESAMRHVDHLDRLNFDRFKVSVKASDVFLAVESYRLLAKQIDQPLHLGITEAGGARSGAVKSAIGLGLLLNEGIGDTLRVSLAADPVEEIKVGFDILKSLRIRSRGINFIACPTCSRQEFDVIGTVNALEQRLEDIITPMDVSIIGCVVNGPGEALVSTLGVTGGNKKSGLYEDGVRKDRLDNNDMIDQLEARIRAKATMLDAAQRISVQQVEK
- the rodZ gene encoding cytoskeleton protein RodZ; this encodes MNTEATHDQNAALSTGVRLRNAREQLGLSQQVVAERLCLKVSTVRDIEEDKAPADLASTFLRGYIRSYAKLVHIPEDELLPMMEKQAPVRAAKVAPMQSFSLGKRRKKRDGWLMSFTWLVLFVVIGLTGAWWWQNHKAQQEEITTMADQTSAELNNSAGDGAQSIPLNTDASATASETQAPAAGTQDTATAQTTAPAADQSAQASADNAVVSPSQANVDAAPATAPAATADATQTLPSDPAGVAAAPADPNALVMNFTADCWLEVTDATGKKLFSGLQRKDGNLNLTGQAPYKLKIGAPAAVQIQFQGKPVDLSRFIRTNQVARLTVNAEQSAAQ
- a CDS encoding bifunctional tRNA (adenosine(37)-C2)-methyltransferase TrmG/ribosomal RNA large subunit methyltransferase RlmN, with the translated sequence MSELVNTSEVVIPAVPNKNGKINLLDLNRQQMREFFKEMGEKPFRADQVMKWMYHYCSDNFDDMTDINKVLRNKLKEVAEIRAPEVVEEQRSADGTIKWAIAVGDQRVETVYIPEDDRATLCVSSQVGCALECKFCSTAQQGFNRNLRVSEIIGQVWRAAKIVGAAKVTGTRPITNVVMMGMGEPLLNLTNVVPAMEIMLDDFGFGLSKRRVTLSTSGVVPALDKLGDMIDVALAISLHAPNDTIRDEIVPINKKYNIETFLNSVRGYISKSNANQGRVTIEYVMLDHVNDGTEHAHELAALLKDTPCKINLIPWNPFPGAPYGRSSNSRIDRFSKVLMEYGFTTIVRKTRGDDIDAACGQLAGDVIDRTKRTLRKRMQGDAIAIKSV
- the ndk gene encoding nucleoside-diphosphate kinase, producing MAIERTFSIIKPNAVAKNVIGSIFARFEAAGFKIVGTKMLHLTVEQARGFYAEHEGRPFFDGLVEFMTSGPIVVSVLEGENAVQRHRDLLGATNPDNALAGTLRADYADSFTENGTHGSDSVESAKREIAYFFAEGEVCPRTR